The genomic window GCAGAGCTGATACTTACTCAGCACTTCCTGTGTGCTGGGCACCATGATAAACTTCCATACCACAGTTCTGTGGGCAGGTACTCTTGAGTAGCCACATATAAGAGATGATGAACTGATggtcctaaagtaaatcagtcctgaatattcattggaaggactgatgctgaagttgaaactccagtactttggccacctgatgcgaagagctaactcactggaaaagaccctgatgctgggaaagactgaaggcaggaggagaaggggacgacagaggatgagatggctggatggcatcactgactcaatggacatgagtttgagtaaactccaggagttggtgatagacaggaaggcctggcgtgctgcagtccatagggtcacaaaaagttggacacaactgagtgagtgaactgaactgaactgatgctcagagaggtaAACACATCACCCAAGAGGGCTCACTAGTGGAAGATCTTTACCTCAAAACCAAGACTGCCTGATACTTGGCCACCATTTGTAACACCTTCCACTGTCAGAGAAGTGGGACTAAAGTCCTCAGCCTAGGCTTGACaccaattattttaaatgtcttcacTCTTTGGGATCtccccaggttttttttttttttttttttttaacagagatgTAGCCTCTGGACAGCATGTAGTTCTAGCCTGTTCAGCTCTGAAGAAGGTATACAGAGACATCTTAATACAAGGAAAAGATGATGCACCTCTGAAGTGTGATGACTCggggaaggaagaaaagccaGTTGAGGTGAAGCTCCTTGTGGTCCATCTGACTGGGTCATTTGACATCATCTCTGGACGCTTACTCAGAAGAAAAGATCATTTTATGCCCCCTGAGTTACTGCAGTCCCAATTCGATACTCTGGAGACCCCATCAGCTCCAGAAAGCTTTATCCAAATCAATGTGGACAAAAATCTTTCAGAGATAATTGCTACAATTATGGAAActctaaaatgaaatgagaatcaTTTGTATCAATGGTCCAGACCCATCAGGTGTAACTCTTGTCTCCCATCCCAAACCATGTTCTCTCCAGATTCTTCTTAAGGTGAATAAACCACAGTGTGTTGAGATATTGTTCAGGTGGATTTTGGGTAATCTGGGAGACTTATCATGCTGTAGCACATTCAGAGAAATGGAGTGGAAACTTTGAAAGTGAAGCTTCACTGAAGTTTAAATTCATGTAACCCAATCAAATGATCAGAGGAAATTCTATAATCAAAGCTGTAAACCCTGACCTTATTTAGAACATTCTTGATCATGCTTTTACTTggacaaataaatgaaacttGGCTATCCTTGGCACCCTCTGGAGACTGGTCTCAGGAGTAGAGAAGCATACAGAATTGACCACTCACCACACACCTGTGGTTCCGTTACACCACACACCTCTTCATCCTCTCTTTGGGCcatttcaaagtaaataaaaagcacatacagttcatggattaaaaaaaaaattgcaaaggtgGAATTTGAGTGAATGAAGTGCAGGACTGTCTGCCCCCAGTCCCTACTCCACTTTACAGACTCTTGTGAGATCAGGCTAGTATTAACCTGCCCCCTTCCTGCTATAAAAGCTGTGGCTGGTGGACACTAGGCAGGTGAGGGAGGAACACCAGAGCTGCTGTGGCCAAAACCTGACAGGAAAACGTTCCAGCAGGCGGTGTTATGCCAGTGGCAGCCAGGTCAGGCGAGGCGATGGGGGGCTTAGAGGTGCTCATGTGTTGCTGGCATGCAGCTTACCAGGCGCCAGTGGGGAAAGTTGGAATGTGGCCAGCCTGCGCTGGGTTTGAGCACTTCCCTGACAGGGCTCCAGGAAGAAGCATCCTTATCCCTCTATCTAATCAGGGCCACAAGAACCAGCTGCTTTTCAGGCCTTGGTTGATTCTGGCCAGAAAGTAAGTTTTGGAACCAATTCCGTTTTCTTTCACAAGAATATGCAATTTTTTGTCTCAGGAACCACAAACAAAATATATGCGTATGGTGCCAGTGGAATAAAAGGGCCCTTCTTGGACGAATCTTGCCTAAGAAAATGTAGAGCCATGGATTTTCCTGACGGACTATTTGGGGCACCTCTTGCCTGGCGTTAGTTTACATCAGCATTCATACTCAGGGTCTAGGCCCTTAAACTGTTCAGTCAATATGCTCTGGCTGGACGAGAGTCACCCCCAGCTGGAGAGAAAGGACTCGGTCAGTTCAGTGTACCCAGTGAGTACTGTGAGGAGCACTCTGGAGGGCTTGAGCACCTGCAACACAAAGCCCTGGCTCTCAGGGAGCCCAGGTTGGGGTGCACAGATAGGGCATCTCATATCCTCTAGTACCAGCTAGAGTTCTCAGTGAAGGCAGTTCTTCACAAGAAAGAACTGATTTTCAAATATCCTCCTGGATCTTCTTGcgcacatgctaagtcacttcagtcgtgtccaactctgtaacccgacaggctcctctgtccatgggattctccaggcaagaatactggagtgcattgctatgccctcctccaggaaatcgtctcaacccagggattgaacccatgtctctttcgtctcctccattggcaggcagattctttaccgctagcaccacctggggaggccAAACCTTCACAGAGATCAAATGAAAAAGGCTAAGGCTGTTTAAAGAAGCACTGAACCTAACTCTGCTTTATACATAAGTAAGAGCAGTTTTGTTCTTTGCAGTTTTAATACACACTGAAATTTCCAAGAATGCAATAAAGGGACATTTgtatcctattttatttttaaccttactAAGAATGATTTATCTTTTCAGAAAATGAGTGAATTTCTGTCAGACACAACAACCTACATCCAGCTGCCTTTTTAATTCTTCATTCTCAGTGATCTGATGGGCAAAGCATCAAACTAACTCTATTGTGTTCATCTAGTGTAGCCATGTCCAAGCATCATATTACTGAATCCCATCAGTTTACTACatattactttcctttttttccctccttttcagaGGAGTTAATTTCACTTCAAGATGGTAAAGGGGGCATtagaaaatagttttgtttttctaaaaaaggAGTCTGGTAGGGCTGAGAATCAGGGCTCCAATCTTGCCAAGAATGGTCACAAGGAGGCTGTGGTGTGAACCAGTACTGCCCTCTGGTGGCCCTCAGGAACATAGCAAGCTCAAACAACTCGCCCACCCCTGAGCTGCTCCCCACCTGGCCCTGACCACACCCCTGCCCAGCCACTAAGACCTGGGAAGAAGGGACAGGCAAAAAACGTTTGCAGTGGTGCAAAAACAGATGTCAAATATTTCCTCAATCTTGCAATGCCACTTACCATCTCCTCTGGTAGGACTCTCTCCACTCTCCACCACTGGAATCAGTTCAGgttaaacatttttctcttctatCAAACAGGGTGGCTGCCTGCCTCATAAGCTTGTGGAACTGATATATAGCACATGCAGAGTGCTGAGATAAAAACCCAACACGCTAACGGCTCAACAAACGTTAGCTTTTATAATACTTGTCATCCATGGGTATCTGAGGCCAGGGGTTGAAAACTCCCATTCCTCTGCTTTCGTGAATGCGTGGCAACTTATGAACCCCTTCTGAGTCTTAAGTCTTTGCGCTCTGATAGTCTTCCTTCTTAATTCCTGCCAGAGTCTCCTTCTACCTTCCCAAGCCTTGGTCAGGTCAAATCAGGCAACATCTGGGATGATATCCTTAAGTCCAGGATAACGGGGTGACCTGCAGTACAGTAAGCGGGCTCAGGAACTGGGATGCTGAAAAGGCTGGGTTCTGGTTTCTGCCACAGACTCACTGGGTCACCTACAGGGTGTCACCAGGTGCCTTCAGAGGTTCAGTAATCACATTCTGCGCTTCACTGGAGATTACCTGATGAGCAAACTTTTCAGTGGATGGGAGtgcaagaaggaagaaattaaaacagcCTGACTTCAAAGATACCATCGCCCAGGGATTTTAATTATCTGAAACTAATAGGTAAGTTTATTCTCCCTTTGTGCATGAGTACATactaagtcacttagtcgtgtacgactcattgtgaccctagagactgcagcccaccaggctcctccatccatgggattctccaggcaagaatactggagtggggtgccatgccctttccccgacccagggatagaacccaggtctcttctgtctcctgcactggcaggtgggttcttcaccactagtgccacttgggaagccctcattcTTTCATTGAAGAGCaaatctgtatatttaaaattattgagaCTGGAATGTTGACTGTTATGGGCATTATAAATGCCTAACAATTACCAAGGAAGTATAATTTGATTAGACATCCAGCCCACAGGTTCCCTTGGGCTCAACGTAGGGGACTGTTTCAACTCCTACACAATCTCGTGTGAAATGTAGCCTGTTGCTGATTTCCTTCCAGATAATCAAATTCCTCCAGTGTTTTCCCCTCATGCGACGTATTTTACATGCTGTAGAAATTACATTTCACTTTGTGAAGGTTGAGAAGTCAGGGGCCATCACTCAGGACCCCAGACCTAATACTGAGTAACACATACCTTAACCAAGGATCCAGTCAGCTGGTGCTAGGGGAAAGGTACCAAAATCATGACAGTCCCCACCAGGACTTGCATATTTGAATGCCTAGAGAACCTAACAAAAACAGTAACAGTGGGATGAGGGAGACAACGGGGAGTGGAGAACTGTGACAAAATGGAAAATGCGTGCTTTATCTAAAATGGACAGCCACAACCCATTGCCAGGTGATGAGGAACACACCTGCATTAAACAAGCTGGGTTTTTTGCTCACTACATAAAGAACACACACCTTCAGAACCACGAGGGCATATCTCTGTAAGCTGTTACAAGGACTTATGATTTGGGCAAGTTAGGTGACTGGGCAGAAGGTTCAAGGAAACAGGGCTCTCTCTAAATGAATACTGTGAGCAAGTGTGGGTTGAGCGGCTATCTCAGTAAGTTGACTGGCTATCTCGAAAAGGTGAGAGGCATGACATGAGGCTAAAACTATTATTATGTGGCATGTGGAATGTCAGTTCCAAGCAGGGATAGAAAAGCACCCCTTGCACTGAAAGTgcagtcttaagcactggaccaccagggaagtcccgaaagCTGTTCTTAAAGAAGTATATTAGCCAGGACAGGGAGATAGGTATTTTTCCCTGACTTAACTCGAACCCTTGGCAGtaaaagcacagagttctaaccactgaatTGCCAGGGAATTCAATATTTGGTCATCTTCATGTTTTCCTCTGGGTTCAGAAACGATTACAGAATTGTCTCGTTCAGGAACAATCACAGAATTTCTTGACCATGGTCGTAGAGCCGTATTGTAGGTGTTCTGTGAAACCGTCTACTTTCAGGACAGAGAGGCCTCCCTTTTAGTGCTGACTAGGCCAGATCTTGGATGACAGGCACGGCTTTTCCTTCATCAGAGATTCTTGCCATTAAGGTTTTTTAGGCCTAGATTTGAAATAGTTGAGAGAACATACCATTCACCTTTACAGCAATAAGCGAAAAACTCAGAGGGTTTAATTTGAACTTCCCTTCtcaaaaaaatgagaatttggtAGGTTTTCAACTTCCCTTCtcaaaaaaatgagaatttggtAGGTTTTCAACCTTAAGTAAGGGCCACAGTGTGATAGTTGATTATACCCTGAGGACAGAGGGTTGAATGACAGGAAGCTAGAGGATTAATCTCTCAGGACATGTATCCTCCCCTATTGTAACTAGGACTCTAGAAGTGAGGGTAAGGGGAAAGATCTTGAGAAGTTCTAACATCCCACCTAGCAAGCATGTTGTCCAAGGCCTCTGTAAAAATGTTTGTCCCTTATtcagcatgtatcagtatttcattcctttttattgataAATATTGGCAGTACTCACTGTACAGACTACCACATTTATCCATTCGTTCACAGATAATTTAGGTTAAAAGTTAACTCCATGGTTTAACCTTTTAAGAAACTGCTGAACTCTTTTCCAAGtagtagctgcaccattttacattcccaccagcaatccTAGTCAACAACTGTTATTGTGATTACAGCCATCCTAATGGAATATGAAGTGGCATCTCATtaaggttttgatttgcattttcctcttttcattgggcttccctggtggctcaatggtaaagaatccacctgccaattgaagatgcagatttgatccctaagttgggaagatccctggaaaaggaaatggcaacccactccagtatttttgcttggaaaatcccatcaacagaggaacctggcaggttatagtccttgggagcgcagagtcagacataacttagcaaactgaacaacaatcttttcctgtgtttattgcccatttgcttatcttctttggagaaacgtctattttaatcctttgtccatttttaattgtctttttattgttgagttataGGAGTTCTTTCTATAACTTGAAGACTTACCAGATatacaatttgcaaatatttccacccattctgtgggttgtctttttcacGTGATCAGCTTTTAAgcacaaaaatttttaagtctgATTAAGTCCAACTTATTTTCCATTGGTTGCTtgtacaaggtcacaaagattcacactatgttttcttctaggttctAAGAGTTTTAGTTTTAGCTTACTTTTAGGTCTAAGATCCATTCAGAGTTCTTCAATCAGAATATGCAGTGTAATAATATCCCAGGTGATTTGTATGCACAATGAAGTTGAGAAGCACTGCTTTAAATTCTAATAAATTCCTACTTCCTTTAAATCAGTGGTTCTAACCCTGGCC from Bos indicus x Bos taurus breed Angus x Brahman F1 hybrid chromosome 8, Bos_hybrid_MaternalHap_v2.0, whole genome shotgun sequence includes these protein-coding regions:
- the IDNK gene encoding probable gluconokinase isoform X2; translation: MMNEKNSCSNPVGRISEASLQTSLLLHLGGGGMLGWKFYDADDYHPEENRMKMQKGIPLNDEDRIPWLCKLHDVLRRDVASGQHVVLACSALKKVYRDILIQGKDDAPLKCDDSGKEEKPVEVKLLVVHLTGSFDIISGRLLRRKDHFMPPELLQSQFDTLETPSAPESFIQINVDKNLSEIIATIMETLK
- the IDNK gene encoding probable gluconokinase isoform X3, giving the protein MEAPNAVLVMGVSGSGKSTVGALLASELGWKFYDADDYHPEENRMKMQKGIPLNDEDRIPWLCKLHDVLRRDVASGQHVVLACSALKKVYRDILIQGKDDAPLKCDDSGKEEKPVEVKLLVVHLTGSFDIISGRLLRRKDHFMPPELLQSQFDTLETPSAPESFIQINVDKNLSEIIATIMETLK
- the IDNK gene encoding probable gluconokinase isoform X4, whose protein sequence is MKMQKGIPLNDEDRIPWLCKLHDVLRRDVASGQHVVLACSALKKVYRDILIQGKDDAPLKCDDSGKEEKPVEVKLLVVHLTGSFDIISGRLLRRKDHFMPPELLQSQFDTLETPSAPESFIQINVDKNLSEIIATIMETLK